From the genome of Mixophyes fleayi isolate aMixFle1 chromosome 2, aMixFle1.hap1, whole genome shotgun sequence, one region includes:
- the POLR1D gene encoding protein POLR1D, with amino-acid sequence MMEDELERKAVEELLKEAKRGKDRAETMGPMGWMKCPLASTNKRFLLNTIKNTLPSDRDKHSGKMHDEEDAKDHSRERTYSRKHSAHPYKRSDESRRDERRSPSSGKSTRQTQSNSNRKKR; translated from the exons ATGATGGAGGACGAGCTAGAGCG AAAAGCAGTAGAAGAACTTCTCAAAGAAGCAAAACGAGGAAAAGATCGAGCTGAGACTATGGGACCAATGGGCtg GATGAAGTGTCCTCTCGCTAGCACTAACAAGCGATTTCTGCTCAATACCATTAAAAACACCCTGCCTTCGGACAGGGACAAACACAGTGGGAAAATGCACGACGAAGAGGATGCCAAGGACCACAGCAGGGAAAGGACATATTCAAGGAAACacagtgcacatccctataagAGGAGTGATGAGTCGAGAAGGGATGAAAGGAGATCCCCTTCTTCAGGCAAGAGCACAAGACAGACACAGTCCAACAGCAATCGCAAGAAAAGATAG